Proteins encoded in a region of the Onychostoma macrolepis isolate SWU-2019 chromosome 20, ASM1243209v1, whole genome shotgun sequence genome:
- the LOC131526809 gene encoding small leucine-rich protein 1-like yields MSTAAAFLSEVPGWFLWTGVFFPVTALLLLLLALLGWKLRETEEELAATPDPRRTAIHLCYGPHRR; encoded by the exons ATGTCCACCGCAGCGGCGTTTCTGAGCGAGGTCCCGGGATGGTTTCTGTGGACGGGAGTCTTCTTCCCCGTGACGGCTCTCCTGCTGCTGCTCCTCGCTCTCCTCGGCTGGAAACTCAGAGAGA CAGAGGAAGAGCTGGCCGCGACACCAGACCCTCGGCGAACAGCCATTCATCTGTGCTACGGGCCGCACCGGCGATGA